The nucleotide sequence GCCGCCGGCGGTGTTCTCGATGAACACCGGCACCTTGGCGTCGAGCTGCTCGGCCGCCTTGCGCCAGTTGTCGACGCCGGCCTGCGGGTCGTCGCCCTTGAGCACGTGGCCGCCGTGCACGACCAGGCCCGCCGCGCCCACCTGCGCCGCGACGTCGACGTGCTGCTGCAGGATCTTGCGGCTCGGGATGCGGATGCGGTTGTTCGTGGTGGCGACGTTGACGACGTACGGCGCGTGGACGTAGACCTTCAGGCCGGCCGCCTCGGCGTCGGCCTTCAGCGCCTCGGCGCCGCCCGGGTAGGCCAGCTTGGGGGCCTTCCAGTCCTGCGGGTCGCCGAGGAAGATCTGCACCGCGCCGGCCCCGTTGGCCTTGGACGTGGAGATGGGATCGCCCTGCTTCACGTGGGCTCCGATGCGCTGCTCAGCCATGCCACAGACGCTACCGCGCCGGTCCGACACCGTGCCCGGTCCCCGTAGGCTCGGATCGATGAGCGGCGAACCCAGTTGGCGGGAGCGGCGGCGCGAGGTCGTCCAGGCCCAGGCCGACGCGCTCGCGCGCAAGCAGGCCGCCGAGACCGAGCGGGCTAAGGTGCTCGTCGCCGAGTTCGTCGCCGCCATGACGGCCGCCGGCGTCGCGCCCGGGCCGCTGCGGGCGCGGGCCGCCGAGGGCGCCGTCCGCTACCAGACCGGGCTGCGCGGGTGGTACGTCCGCCGCAACCGGGCGATGGCGGTGGGCGAGGACGGTGCGTTCTATCTGCTCGACGTGCCGCGCTCGACGCGGTCGCGGCTGCTCGGCGTGCGCATCGCGCCGTCGGACCCGCCGCTGCAGGCCGGCGTGGGCGCCAGGGACGGCGAGTCGATGCCGCTGGAGCGGTTGCTGCGGCAGCGGCTGGAGGCCGGGACCGATTTCTGACGGTTCGGAACCTGCAGGTCAAACCCTGTGGACAACCGAATCGGCGTTTCGGCTCATCGCTGGTAACCTTGCCTGCGGCCCGGTCATGCGCGACCAGCGTGCATCCGACCGGGCCATCGACGTTCAGCCCTCCTGCCACGGAGAGACCGTGGCCGCGAAGACCACAGGAGGTGATCCGGCATGCGTCGCTATGAGGTCATGGTGATCCTGGACCCCGAGTCCGAGGAGCGCACCGTGCAGCCCAGCCTCGAGCAGTACCTCGGGGTCGTACGCGAGTCCGGTGGCTCGGTCGAGAAGATCGACATCTGGGGCCGCCGCAAGCTCTCGTACGAGATCGGCAAGAAGAGCGAGGGCATCTACGCGGTGCTCGACGTCACGTGCGAGGCCGACACCGTGGCAGAGCTCGACCGCCAGCTCGGACTGTCCGAGACTGTGCTGCGTACCAAGGTCGTTCGGCCGGAAGCCCACTGAGAGGGACCACCAATGGCAGGCGAGACCGTCATCACGGTCGTCGGCAACTTGACCGACGACCCTGAGCTGCGCTTCACGCCCAGCGGTGCCGCGGTCGCGAACTTCCGCGTCGCGTCCACGCCGCGCACGTTCAACCGTCAGACCAGCACGTGGGAAGACGGCGAAGCGCTGTTCCTGTCGTGCTCGGTGTGGCGGCAGGCGGCCGAGAACGCCGCCGAGTCGCTGCAGCGCGGCATGCGTGTCGTCGTGACGGGCCGGCTCAAGCAGCGCTCGTACGAGACCCGCGAGGGCGAGAAGCGCACGGTCGTCGAGCTCGACGTCGACGAGATCGGCCCGAGCTTGCGCTACGCCACGGCCAAGGTCACCCGCACCCAGCGTTC is from Jiangella alkaliphila and encodes:
- the rpsF gene encoding 30S ribosomal protein S6; translated protein: MRRYEVMVILDPESEERTVQPSLEQYLGVVRESGGSVEKIDIWGRRKLSYEIGKKSEGIYAVLDVTCEADTVAELDRQLGLSETVLRTKVVRPEAH
- a CDS encoding single-stranded DNA-binding protein, with product MAGETVITVVGNLTDDPELRFTPSGAAVANFRVASTPRTFNRQTSTWEDGEALFLSCSVWRQAAENAAESLQRGMRVVVTGRLKQRSYETREGEKRTVVELDVDEIGPSLRYATAKVTRTQRSGGGGGGGGGFGGGGAPAGGGNDPWATPSGGGSAPQQGGGGNDPWGAPAAGPPADEPPF
- a CDS encoding deoxyribonuclease IV translates to MAEQRIGAHVKQGDPISTSKANGAGAVQIFLGDPQDWKAPKLAYPGGAEALKADAEAAGLKVYVHAPYVVNVATTNNRIRIPSRKILQQHVDVAAQVGAAGLVVHGGHVLKGDDPQAGVDNWRKAAEQLDAKVPVFIENTAGGDYAMARKLDRLAALWDAVGEFGFGFCLDTCHAFSAGIAPEDMVEKTRAITGRIDLVHANDSRDPFDSGADRHATIGTGSIGGEAIVAVIEAAGTDAVVETPAEGQDADVAYLLEQVKAR